In Clostridia bacterium, the genomic window GGAAGTGAGAATTGAGGCCCCGAATCTCATAGAAAGGCAGCCAGGGCCAAACGCCCTGGCTGCCTTAACAGGTATTATGCGTGTTCCTGGTATTCCCGCCAGAGGGCTTCCCGGTAAGCTTTTTCTCGGCCGGGACTAATGTAGTTCCTCTGTCGCACCCGTGCAAGAAGCTCATCCTTGATTTGTTCCTGATCAGTAAGCTTAAGCTTCTTGACTTCGGCTATAGCCTCCTTTAGCCCCACAATGCCTGTTTGTTTTCCATCGATATTTACGATTTCGGCGTTGGGCACCGGCCCCCCACAGCAGCAACTGCCACCGAAATTTTTTCCCGTAGCCTGCTCCCGGTTTTCTTCCTCGGGGATTTCCTCAATCCGGACATCACAGCAGCCGCTTCCCTGCTTGCCAAAGATCCTGGACAGCAATCCCTTCTTTTCCGCCATAAAGAACCCCTCCCTAAGCAAAGATAATGTTAAAGCTATATCCGGCCAGCGTAGCCACCACCAGGATGGTTAACACAAAGGCCACCACCAGCCGCGGTTTAAAGATGCTGGCCAAGAGACTGACCTCAGGAATGCTGGCTCCGGCTCCTCCGATAATAAGGGCCATGATGGCTCCCAGGCCCATACCTTTCTCGAGGAGCACCATGCTGATGGGAATCATGGTTTCCACCCTGATATACAGAGGAATGCCAATGGCCGCCGCCACCGGGATGGCCAGAGGATTTTGCGGTCCGGCTACCCTTGCCACCCAGTCTGCCGGGACGAAGCCATAAATGGCTGCCCCGATGACCACCCCGACCAGTAGATAGGGCAGAACACCGAGAAACTGCTGCCAGGAGCCGGTCAGAGCACGGATAAGGCGAACGCGCAGGTTTTGGCTTTCTTCCTCCCCGTTGTGCCCTCCTGATACCCTGACCCGCTTCACATAAGCCGCCAAGCCGAGCTTTTCCCACAGAGCGCCCATCGCCACTGCCAGGGCAAAGCAGAGCAGCGCATAGGTAACCGTTACCTGCCACCCGAACATGGCCCAAAACAGCCCCAGGATGACCGGGTTGAGCAAGGGTGAGGCCAGCAGGAAAGATATGGTGGTACCAAAGGAGGCCCCGGCATTTAGCAAACCTACGGTAATGGGAATGGTAGAGCAGGAGCAAAAGGGAGTAAGGGCGCCAAAAGAAGCCCCCAGAAGGTTTCCCTGGCCCCTGCGGCCGCTGAGCACCCGGCGGATGGTGGCCTCCGGGATGTACTGCCGAAGCAGCTCCACCAGAAAGCTGATGCCGATGAATAGGACTGCCAGTTCAGCCATAATGGTGACAAAAAAGTATAAGCTCTGCTCTAGTGAGTTAATGCTCATGGCTTAGCTCCTTTCCGTCTCTTTAATACATAGATGGGCAATATATAGGAGCAAAAA contains:
- a CDS encoding permease — encoded protein: MSINSLEQSLYFFVTIMAELAVLFIGISFLVELLRQYIPEATIRRVLSGRRGQGNLLGASFGALTPFCSCSTIPITVGLLNAGASFGTTISFLLASPLLNPVILGLFWAMFGWQVTVTYALLCFALAVAMGALWEKLGLAAYVKRVRVSGGHNGEEESQNLRVRLIRALTGSWQQFLGVLPYLLVGVVIGAAIYGFVPADWVARVAGPQNPLAIPVAAAIGIPLYIRVETMIPISMVLLEKGMGLGAIMALIIGGAGASIPEVSLLASIFKPRLVVAFVLTILVVATLAGYSFNIIFA